AacgttgataacaaccaaagaatccacatatgcaaagaaaacaaatctaactagtttacaaattaagttatgtgaaaaaaaattaaaggaaacagggaaaaagtattgaacacatgaagaaagggaagtgtagaaaggcagtgaagaCCCAGTCAGCAGCAGAAATCTCTCcgcagttcttcagcaaccctctgcccttcctcattgtaaatgaatattagctgcttcagtcaaacatctacattagcagaataataaagatgaaaccaggctggatatttcagcaagacgatgatccaaaacacagccaagcaaaCTCTCTAATGgtttcaaagaaagaaaatcaagctgcaaAATGACCCacccaatcacctgacctgaatccaataaaaaaaatacaaaataaagatcagatttgatagatgagactcatagaagcatcaagatttttatACTCTGTTGAAGTTTTatattaagaataaaataagcttcagtagttcagcacttcctccttgtgtcatttcattgttattacacattactcatttttcagatttgttttgttttattttgatgtttatattgtttgggtttttaccaaaacaaaatctggttcaattacatgtcaacagctcctttagaaatattattcccaggaaaaaacatgacgtgttcaatacttatttcccccgcttTTCATCATACACACAGACTATACGTTTTGGGATGACTGAAATAACATATATAGAAATTATCAAGTAATTTTATATCTCAAAGCAGTCTCAACAAGTGGTCTGCAGCATTTACTCTTAAGCCGATTCTCCCTGGCAAAGACTAGGTGAGGCCAAAAAGCATCattaacatttaatttgcatgtgttttacatAGAAGTACAATGAGGCCGGCGAGCTACACATCTCTCCTATTACATCTTATGATGTAGACTGAAAATTTGAGTAACAAAGCAGTTTGAATGCTCCTAAACCTCGGTGTCAGGTGTGTTTAAATCTCTGTGTGCACAAAGAATAAAGCATTCAACCTCAAGCTATTCACACAGGAACTATTGACTATCCCAACACTTCGTTTCTGAGCGACATAACTCCAAATTGACGGTAGGCTGAAATTATACAAGGCATTCTTCAAGtcaattgtgtttaattaaaatagtATAGCTATTATTTATAGAAATGATCTATAAATAATAGCTATAGTATTTTAATTAAAGCTTTGAGATGTTGAAATAAAACGAAGATGATGGCTGGTATTTCAGATGGATGAGCTGGATGAAGATCAGCTGAAGAATCATGTGGAAAGTCTGAAGCAACAGCTCAAGTATAACCGAGTCAACACCTCCGTCTCTGTTCCAGAGtgagtctctcacacacacaaaactacatGAATGCATGTATAAACAGTAggtgtatttaaataattaatttctgtccgtcaatatttataattattatatgtatatcatATAAAACGGCATATATATAAACAGAAATTACTAAAAACACTAATTATTATAATGTTCGAACATATCCATAAAACATTCAAATCAGATTTTGAAGTCCAAAGTTTAGTGAagcaaataaaatacataaagaaaGATTCCTGATAGATTAAAGCTTAGTAGGGCACTTAATTTCCCCCGTCTTCCacttatgcatttattttcaggTTAATTAAATGGATGGAGGAGAAAATGACCGAGGATCCATTTGTGAATCCAGATGCCCTGAAGGACAACCCATGGGTGGAGTCAAGCAAATGTGTAATACTCTAGCAGAAGAGCTGTCGATCATCACTGTGGCAACAGGAGTGGCTGACTTTGAATATGATTAAGATGCAAATGAACTCaactgctttgttttgtttactctCATGACAATAAGAAAAGAAAGCAGATGTTTCTCAGTGAAAACATGTATTTATAAAAGTGTAAGACAACTATACAACAgcacaataaaaagaaaaaaatgaggaGCCAGTGTTTTTTTCTCCCTTTTTCAAACAATTTagatcagtggtctcaaactcaattcctggagagccgcagatCTGCACAGTTTAACTCTAACcgcctccaactcacacctgcttaatagtctctagtagtcttgaacaccttcattagttagatcaggtgtgtttgattagggttggagcaaaactgtgcagagctgcggacctccaggaatggagtttgagacccatgattAAGATGATTGCTTTAACTATTCAGAACATTTTTGATGTTTACATATTCATTTGACGTGTACTTCATTCTTTCTCCAGATCAATTTACAGCAGCTCTCGAATGTAAACGTTTCTGCGCACTGCGTTGGACACACCTTCATTAAAACGAAACCAGACGTCGCTGTTGCCCACAGCTTTACCAATGTTCAGCACTCCACTCACTTTGCCATCTTCACCTGCAGAGAGAAGCCACATCAGCTCATATTTAACTCAGGGTTCGCTTAAGTTTATATCACTTTTTTCAAATAAATCCTTatctaatcatgacaaactatataaTGTTGGAAATCCATAAATACATATCTTACCACTGTGTTTTGTTTCGTAGGAAGAGTAacagattaaaacacatttatggCACGTTTCCACTGAggggtacggtatggtacggttcggtatgttttatggccgtttccactgtcaaaaggcgtaccaaaccgaaccgttccactttttcggcaccctttcgaaaaggtaccaaacacaagaaagggtaccaaaaggcggagctagatgcgcagctgaacgctattagtttacagagatacgtcattcgcgtacgcaacaagccagaatgaaaacaaaaaacctgccatgtttaaaatacacagcgagagattacagcggaattatatatacatataataacgagccatggttgatccgggctcaaacaaaccttgtcgtcgtattgataaacagccacaaagccatggagtacagcagaatctaccctgtgccgcATTGtttctgaagtgcgagcggttttgctttcttcctTGAGTTTGCcgtgcgtctatatctgaaataacaaacttcttgagcctATGATAAaaacgtgcgcgtgattattgacatgcttttgaaacctgatcctgtcacACActgctttttcgcgcttcactctcacgtttgtcaaaggagaagccggaaaaaaaggagcacattatttttcagcaaacatgaacaaaatgccatgtataactatcatcttcaccttttggactaatatgaactgggaatgatggaattactgtcaaacagaggctacatgtgctgctgaagattacagacacagatgagaggtttacactgactgtgggctatattttgtgttgtttttgaacctaaatacggacaaaatgtctgctgtgtgtagttcttctgtagttggtaagatatcggagactgtaaggggctgtatgtgtttatatatgtttatttattttatataattacagacgttacagtaggctgtttcacactgtcattgatctgcagttataatcaactcatgttcattgaaaagttaagGGGTTTCAAATCAAACATCTTTGTAATTTACACCCCCAGCATATGTAGAGCCATTAAAGTCCTTCCTGTGCTTAACGTTTcatttacacttaatatttacattaaaaatgtcagagtaatgatgttttgaatgtctcattttcaaaaatgtagaccttttaaacagttttgtattttgtggTAATATTCAAATGCAGATTCAGAAATATTGAATAAATGTGCACGTGTACAATTCTTGTACAAGATTGAAATCTAAgacttttaaattaagttttttcattcagttttttgAAAGCAGCACAGTAATTGTTGAATACATATGTAtaattgttgaaataacaccataaacttTCAATTCAAGCACATTCAAGAACCATTTGTCTGAATTTAAAGTACATTCAAGAAGCCGAAGTGCTTTCAAGAAGCATGGGAACACATAATGTGATTTACTGTATGTTAgagtatacatgtatataaaaaagcaaCATACTTGTAGCAGTGACCACAGGCTTCTCCTTGGGTACAATGGCTCGTCCAAAGAAATCCAACTCAGGCTGTAAATGGGAAAAGGATAAATAAGCAAGCATTCACGTGTGTGAGCCCTTTGACCCTGATCCACTATTAACCCAATTAATGTTGGATTATTATGAAGCATAAGTCAAGCATATGTAAACAGAGACAGCGTGAGGTCAATCAAATTAAATGGTTGCACAGAATCAGTGCAAAATGGATAAAGAGGTCAATTTGCTAAGTAGTTCAGTGCAAAAGCAGCGTTTTTTATTCACATTAGCAACAGACTAAATTATTTAGGTGCTTTAGGTTCATTTTTGGCATCTTAAATTGAATCAACAATCAAAAGACAACTTTTGCAAATCTTGTCTGCAAAATACGTAAAATTGAAAAAATGTTACACAATGCCAGAGCGAAGCTGTAAATCTACAATCTCAGCACTAAATTTGCTACAGAAATACTTGATGGACTGGACTTAAATACAATTTTAGattgtgttaattttttttttttggggggggggggggttgtctggtgtgggccaaaaaacaaaacaatgcatttattccTGATTTGTTTAGCTTCACACTATTTTTGAAGGGGACCTATGATGCAAAAATCtcttgtgtggcaacagtctgtgaatatagtcACCTTCTAatggtattcattttattttttgtattaaaatttgataaaaaaaactctgcagaaacactttgattgacattctccgttTGCATGTGTCATCagtgggggaaagccccgcccattagtgatgatctctccctcattatcaAAGgactgccactatgctgacacatagctgaaaaagagcacaatattattttattttaaagcaacagCCACTTATTAGTATCAAAACCAGTTTCAAAGAggtgtaaaacattatttgtggggtattttgagctgaaacttcatatacacactctcggggtatcagagacttattttaaatcttgtaaaaaggggcataataggtctcatTTAACACCCAACCTAAAGATATATAAAAAGTTTTTGCATTATTTGCAATAAAACTtaccaaacaacaaaaaaaatgctgtgtGCTCGGCTAAAGATGCTTGCATGCGTGTCACAATTTTGCCACGttcgatgcgatcctggattaacatctatgttgatcctggaacataatttttgctGGAAAATGTAATCCTTACCTattctctacccctaaacccaaccatgactgtaaattattcccaaaatcagaggggaataatagttggattaCAATCTACTATAAAGGtatctcttaattctgattggaatgttgttccaagaTCAACATAGATGCTCATCCA
This genomic stretch from Danio aesculapii chromosome 1, fDanAes4.1, whole genome shotgun sequence harbors:
- the gng13a gene encoding guanine nucleotide-binding protein G(I)/G(S)/G(O) subunit gamma-13a — translated: MDELDEDQLKNHVESLKQQLKYNRVNTSVSVPELIKWMEEKMTEDPFVNPDALKDNPWVESSKCVIL